One Ornithorhynchus anatinus isolate Pmale09 chromosome 2, mOrnAna1.pri.v4, whole genome shotgun sequence DNA segment encodes these proteins:
- the LOC100081081 gene encoding ATP-sensitive inward rectifier potassium channel 12 has translation MSTGRVNHYSIVSSEEDGLRLTTMPGANGFGNGKIHTRRKCRNRFVKKNGQCNVEFANMDDKPQRYIADMFTTCVDIRWRYMLLIFSLAFLVSWLLFGLIFWIIAIMHGDMERPAGDGTQPCVLNVTGFMAAFLFSIETQTTIGYGLRCVTEECPIAVFMVVVQSIVGCIIDSFMIGAIMAKMARPKKRAQTLLFSHNAVVAMRDGKLCLMWRVGNLRKSHIVEAHVRAQLIKPRITEEGEYIPLDQIDIDVGFDKGLDRIFLVSPITILHEIDEESPLFGISRQDLETDDFEIVVILEGMVEATAMTTQARSSYLANEILWGHRFEPVLFEEKNQYKVDYSHFHKTYEVPSTPRCSAKDLVENKFLLPSTNSFCYENELAFMSRDEEEEEEEEEEDDSRGLDDLSPDNRHDFDRLQATIALDQRSYRRESEI, from the coding sequence ATGAGTACGGGGAGGGTCAACCATTACAGCATCGTGTCCTCCGAGGAAGACGGGTTGAGGTTGACCACCATGCCAGGAGCCAATGGCTTTGGCAATGGCAAGATCCACACCCGGCGAAAGTGCCGCAACCGCTTCGTCAAGAAGAATGGCCAGTGCAACGTTGAGTTTGCCAACATGGACGACAAGCCCCAGAGATACATCGCGGACATGTTCACGACCTGCGTCGACATCCGTTGGAGGTACATGTTGTTGATTTTCTCTCTTGCCTTTCTGGTGTCCTGGTTGCTCTTTGGGCTGATTTTCTGGATCATCGCCATCATGCACGGAGATATGGAGAGGCCCGCAGGGGACGGCACCCAGCCCTGCGTCCTCAACGTGACTGGCTTCATGGCGGCGTTCCTGTTCTCCATCGAGACGCAGACCACCATCGGCTACGGCCTGCGCTGCGTGACCGAGGAGTGTCCCATCGCCGTGTTCATGGTGGTGGTTCAGTCCATCGTGGGCTGCATCATAGACTCTTTCATGATCGGCGCCATCATGGCAAAGATGGCCAGACCCAAGAAACGGGCCCAGACCTTGCTCTTCAGCCACAACGCGGTGGTGGCCATGAGGGACGGGAAACTCTGCCTGATGTGGAGGGTGGGGAACCTGAGGAAAAGTCATATAGTGGAGGCTCACGTGAGAGCCCAGTTAATCAAGCCGAGGATCACAGAGGAAGGGGAGTACATCCCCCTCGACCAAATCGACATCGACGTGGGGTTTGACAAAGGCTTGGACCGCATCTTCTTGGTGTCCCCCATCACGATCCTCCACGAGATCGACGAGGAGAGCCCGCTTTTTGGGATTAGCCGGCAGGACCTGGAGACAGATGACTTTGAGATCGTGGTGATCCTGGAAGGGATGGTGGAGGCGACCGCCATGACCACGCAGGCCAGGAGCTCCTACCTGGCTAACGAGATCCTGTGGGGCCACCGCTTTGAGCCGGTCTTGTTCGAGGAGAAGAACCAATACAAGGTGGACTACTCCCACTTCCACAAAACCTACGAGGTCCCATCCACTCCCCGCTGCAGCGCCAAGGATCTGGTGGAGAACAAATTCTTGCTTCCGAGCACCAACTCCTTCTGCTACGAGAACGAGCTGGCCTTCATGAGCcgcgacgaagaggaggaggaggaggaggaagaggaggacgataGCCGGGGCCTGGATGACCTGAGCCCCGACAACAGACATGACTTTGATAGACTTCAGGCCACGATAGCCCTGGACCAGAGGTCGTACAGAAGGGAGTCGGAAATCTGA